The sequence GCCGACTGACCGCCGTCAAGCTATTGGCCCGAGGACGCCAATCTGCCAGAAACCGATACCGAAACCGGGCCTTATCGCGGCCTCGTTAAGGAGGAGAGAAACTACCACTCACACACTAAATGATGGCAATTTCCATTCAGTTGCCAGAAGAATTCACAAAAAACCTTCTGCTTATATCCGCCATGGCACACACCAGTTCTCTGTATGTAATCTTGCATGGGAACAATACAGTTATAAGGCCACGTTACTAattctgaaaaaataaatgtctctctatctctctatcaaAGGCGCCGAATGGCTGATCTCTCAGCTGAGGACTCCAAGGGCCAGTGGGCTTATCGGCTTAGCAAAGGTAACATGAacatacactcccgttcaaaagtttggggtcatgcagacaatttcgtgtcttccatgaaaactcacttttatttatcaaatgaattgaaaattgaatataaaatgtagtcaagacattgacaaggttagaaataatgattaatatttgaagtattcattttgttcttcaaacttcaagctcaaaggaaggccagttgtatagcttatatcaccagcataactgttttcagctgtgctaacataattgcacaagggttttctaatcagatattagtcttctaaggcgattagcaaacacaatgtaccattagaacactggagtgatagttgatggaaatgggcctctatacacctatggagatatttcattagaaaccagacgtttccacctagaatagtcatttaccacattaacaatgtatagtgtgtatttttgattaatgttatctttattgaaaaaacagtgcttttctttgaaaaataaagacatttctaagtgaccccaaacttttgaacggtagtgtatgttaacATCCAACAGTGTTCCGGTAACTTCATCACTACGTCATGCAAACTGTATATTTGCCATGTCCTCAATTAATGCCATCATCTGCCCAATAAATTGAGAGTTTGACTCTTCAATTCCACATCATAGATTTTAATTGACACATTATAATTACTCGATAGTTCAGAGAGACGCATTGATAATGTATTTCACACATATGTCATCCGCAACCACATTTGTATTGTTCTTCTTAGATTAATTACACATTGTCGCAGTCAACTCGGTGCCTTAAATTCAATGTCTGTAATTAGCTGGTTATAGAGTCTGGATGAACCATTTCTGTTGATAATTCTTTCTTCTGTGATGAAACGGCCTCGCCGTATCTGGGGGACATATCGGTGTTTGTTGTGTATTATTACGTGTCAGTAATTGTCTCGCATTGCATTGCTGCCATTCAAAAGTCGCCTCTGCAGCTTTAAAATTGTTAAACCAGCCTGAAAATCAGTGCGTGCTATGTGGCGCAGTGGCTATTGGCGAGCCTTTTGTCTGACATAAGAGGGATGAAAACGTGACAGTTTAAATCACCTCCAGAATAACAACAGCAAAAAAACGCGTGAATACAAAAGGTCTGTCATCCTTTTACAATAGCATGAATTAAGGAAAAAAACAGGCAAGTCTAATCTTGTTGTGTGTCAACAGTAATGCATTGTGGCTGTCAATAGAAAACACATTCTGCAGCATGTAAGGTAATACTGGAGGCTTttctgtcactttttttttttggtcgcTGAGAACAATGGAGTTGAAAAATGACTCCCATCACAATTCACAACTTCGCTCCCCTCAGCATTCCTCCTGGGCTCGTGGACTGATTCGGTTCCTGGCCAACCCCGGAGACCTATCTCTCTGGATATGGAGCGTCTTCTTTTTCATTTCGGCAGCTTTCTGCTATCTCACTCCATCACCTATTTATGTCCCCcggcccccaccaccaccactcccaACCGCCCCTCCCCCAACACCTTGCCTGGGATGtgttaaacatatttttatgGTGACCATTTTTAAGAGAAGCGGAGGAATACACGCATAAACGAATGCCTGAGTTATGGGTTCTTTTCAGTCATGGACACATACTGTATTCGAAGTACAACggcaatattatatattacgtGTTAATATCAGAAGAGGAAAAGGGTTGTATACCTTCCTcctgaggaaaaaaagaacagaaaaggaAACGATTTACCCAAAACATGGCAATTAAATTGGGTGTGTACAGTAAATAATAACACACGGTCTGTTCGTCAGAGACACGTGGAGGACCGGAACCATACAGGTACAGTAGACAGTACAGACAGGTATTGCATTCGCATTGTGAATTAAATAATAGAATAACAAAAGAGAATCAACCGACAGTGAATCCGGAAGCAAACGGCACACCGCGGTGCACCGGGAGGGCGGCGGATAGAGGTCAGCTTGGCCCTCGGTGCCAGGCATCTGTGGGGTAAACATCTTATTAGAGccggaggaggggtgggggggggggaggttatgCGTGTGAGTTTAGGGGCGGAGGGGTTCTTGATCTCTCTCTGTGGGTGTAAACATCGACTGAATGATTCGAGACGGGACGGTATAAATGCACGCAGGTGTTGGTGAACCGGCGTCAAAGGAGGACACGCCTAATCTGTCTCAAATCAATTGTCaactggagagagagggagaggagagagctgggtTTTGCCATTCACCGACCTTTTGATGTGCATCATACAACTTTCACTTCACATTACAGAGGTGAGTCGTGACTCGTTCACtctttcacatgtttcattttCAGCTGTAAGGTGAGTGTGATGTCTTACTGTGAGGAGTTCAGATGCCATCAATATCATAGGAAATAGGATTGtcactgtttatttattattatttaactttatACATTCGCGCATGAAGATGGTTTCTACCTCACTGACAAATGAAAGCATTTAATACAAATAAGCTGCTCATTATATGTGTTCCAGTAATCTAACTTCAACATCAACTTTGTTATAGTAAATAATCAACACAGATATCCATTAACTGATATTAGAATGTGCGAAACTTAGTTCCGGCGTTCTACTGTatgatagtttaaaaaaaggtaattattaattaattacataTTGATAATCTATGACTTAAAGGCAACGGAAGCAACAGAGGTAGCACTATAACTTTACTTCTCACTAGCTTTTAGTGGTTTCTACTATAATGGATTTTTTGTATTAGCATGGGAAGTAAGATGTGTATTCTAAATCGGTTTGCATGAAGAACACACTCAAGGGTATCAAAGGTAAATCTAAACCTGTACGCCTGCATGTATTGCAATGACTCGGGGCTGGTGCAGTTTACTTGGCTAAATACAGTTTTAAAATGAAAGGCACATTCAAAAAGCCTGTGTaagggaaaaataaatattgactTATTACATTGAAAATGTGAACTCTGATTATTAGTAAGGTTGAAACGTGACTCTTAGTCATTACAGTAAATGGGTTAAAGTTGTGTGTCCACTATTCTGTGGATGCTTTCCAATGCAAAGTAACAATTTAAAGTGCCTTGTCGAACATATAATTAAAATACCAAATACCTCAAATCATTGCAGCACATATCTTGTGACGGTACAAAAACATGCTGACCCTAATGATCAGGTGTGGAATGACTAGGTTTGCTTCCAAAATGATTGAAGCTCGCAAAACAAGCAACACAGAGCAATTATCAGATTTGTTTTTGACAGCACGACTGGATGTGTGCTTTTAGGGTTGaaagtgaaaaaacaaaaactccctGCACGGATCGTTTTGTAGTCCTTCACTCTCACAAACAAGTACGCCGTGATCCAAATGGGGGAGTTTGCATGATTAACAACAGAGGGACGTACTTACAAAACCTCTGTACAGCCGGTTACCATCCAGAACCAGAATGTTTCAATGCCATATTTATTTGAAGCTAGCAAATAAAACGGATCCTTGTGTTGAGACACTTGCTCAGGaccaacattattttttttattggaagCTCTTATGTGCTGCATTTCATTGGCTTTCTGCATTCACCCAGGACTGAAACCTCTCAGTGCGGATTAAAGCTGCAGCTTGGAACATGTGAGACTGTACATACGCAGTCCAGTTCATCtatgggaggaggagtgaagcATTTGGAGCAGGAGAACAAGAAAGCTACTTACGGAAAACAGATGTAGGACATTAAATAATCCATCAACTTAGTTTACCTTCAAGCAGagtaattactttatttttgcATACCCACCACCAATAATTCTTGCTTGGCATACACTGCTCTTAtcctcttttttcctccttGTATACTCCTCCCTTTCAGCACCTGACTGTCAGTGTCATCTTGACATTTTGCTGTCAGATTGTAGTGAATTCCAGTCCTCAAGGACGGTTGACAGCTTGGGAGGACCTATATAACTGACTGGCAGGTTACATGACAGGGACTGTAATGAAAAGCTCTATCAAGTATGAATGTTTTTCAGCATATTTTTTCTTTGAAGATATTTTCTGCCATTATTCCAAGGTGCGGTGTTTGATCTGCTCGAACAAGTCAGCTATAGGGGCCGTTTGTTACTGCTTTCCACAAGAGGTGGCGCATAGTTACTGTAACTGATGACTGGTGTTCTACATTGTACTTGAACGCTGTTCCTGTTTCATTGTCTTCTAGGTTGTGGGCGGCTAGAAAATGATTGGATTCATCAACAGACGTTTCGAGGACTATATGGTGGAGCGGAAAAGATACAAGAACCGACTAGTTACCAAAGACGGTCGCTGCAACATTGAATACGGAAACGTCAAGTACAGCAACCGATTATACTTCCTGGCCGACTTCTGGACCACCTTCGTGGAGATCCGGTGGCGTTTTGTCCTTTTCCTCTTCAGCGCCTCCTTCACCCTCAGCTGGTTCATCTTTGGCCTGCTGTGGTACTGGATCGCGCGCACGAATGGTGACCTGACATGGCAAAACCCCCCATCAGACCACATTCCATGTGTCGATAACCTGGTCGGACTCACCACGTCTTTCCTTTACTCCCTGGAAACCCAGACAACTATTGGGTACGGTGGCCGAGCGCTCACCCCTCTCTGCCCAGGTGCTGTGGCCCTCCTCATCATCCAGTCCCTGTGCGGAGCTATTATCAACTGCTTCATGTGTGGAGTCATACTGTCCAAAATCTCTTTGCCCAAAAAGAGAGCAAAGACCATCTCATTCAGTGACATGGCGGTCATCGGCCCCAAAAATGGTTCCCTTTCCCTCTCAATCAGAGTGGCCAACCTGCGCAAGACGCTGATGATTGGAAGCCAGATCTATGGCAAGCTGCTGAGGACAATCAACACACCCGACGGGGAGACGATCATTATGGACCAGGTGAACATTGACTTCATGGTGGACGCCGGGAAGGACAACCTTTTCTTCGTGTGTCCTCTCACGCTCTTCCACATCATCGACAAGAGCAGCCCCTTCTTCGAGATGGCCGTGGACACGCTCCACATGCAAGAGTTTGAGCTGGTCGTCTTCCTAGACGGCACGGCAGAGTCCACCAGCTCTGCTTGCCAAGTGCGCACCTCCTTTATTCCTCAGGAGATCATGTGGGGCTACAACTTCTTGCCCATCATCTCCAGGAGCAAGGAGGGCAAGTACAGAGTCGATTTCTCCAACTTCTCCAAGGTGGTGCCGGTGGCCACTGCACACTGTGCCTACTGCTTCCACAACATCAAGGGTCATCACCATCACTCCATAGATGAGCATGACAGCCAGGGCTTTGAGGTGATTGAAATCAATGACGCCCCCATCGCCACCAAGATGTGAGACCGTGGGACACGTAGTAATGGACAGTGGAGACAGGTCACGGCTTTTGCGTATTGACGAACTTCTCAACTCTCAGAAAGACAAAGGGGTGCTGGAGGCAGGTGGGGCTACCCAGTGCCAGGCAGCGCATTGTGTAGCATTTAAATATGAAGTAGAGAAAGCCCACTTATTTGTTATTCCATTGTGTTGAACACAGATAAGAAAGCCGTCTGTGGGCCAGAACACTTATTGTGAACCATTTGTATGTAAAACCACACCTGCCACTGTGTGACGGAAAAACCTGTTTTCAAAAGCGAGTCCAGGTCATGCAAGACAGAGAGGCTAAAATCCAGCAACAGGAACGGAACGGAACGTTTCCCCAATTACTCTCAGATGGATTGAACGTAGGTGCTCTCACCTTAAATGAAGACGAGTGGTTCTACTTTACTTTTGGCCTTGCACATCCGGTTTGCCAAGCACGGAGAGGCAGACAAATGTATCCAATCTATTTTCCAATGTATAAATCTTACTGACTTGAAGGACCACTGTTGAGAGCCGTGCTTTTCGTCATGGGTGAGAAAAGATAAAGTGGCTTGTTCAATAATTCATGCTACTGTAGGCTGCTgtacacaaagagacacttggACTCGAAACATTAGAGTCTGCTTAACTATTCAGACGCCGAGGCACTGGCAAAGGGTGGGGCTCGGGGGCCACTCTTTTCAAACAGTGAGTGATCTAGTTGTGGTTTTCTCCTTGAGTGAAGACATTGTGAGAGAACAAAGCGTTCAGGAAACCCTTATGCCTGCATGCAGCCCTGAGTAGCATGATAACCATTTGTCTTTGTTAGTTTTAGTATTTGATCTCAGGGGAAAGAAAAAATTACAGTGAAATAAAGGCTATTTTTGTATAGAAAATGTCCGTGTCATCTTATTGTTCTGTGCCTAAACCGAGCCTGGATGTCATGTATGGACTGCAATCAAAAAGGTCAAAGCGGCGCGATGACAGGTGCCAACCCCTATCGCGCCTTTTCATCGGCAAACAAAGAGAAGTTGTGACAGCAAACACAGATCCAAACGCAACACAGAGTGCATGTTCTTGGGAGATAAACGCTGTTGCCTGCTGCCCATTAGTTCACGTGCAGGTTCTGAACATGAAACCAGAACTTTCCATTTTGAGAAAAAACCGCACATACTGTACGCTACCGTGGAGctttgatattattattttttagctATCTAATGAACTATATATCCATATGTGTGCGTCTGCACTCTTGCATTGTAATAAGTAGGGCTGGGGTAAAAAAGTGTGAATATTATGGACACATTCTGTGAAATTACAAAGCAGCATGAAGATGATATATGCCAGAATATTCTAATGCAAAAACAAGGCCACAACTTTCCCTTGCCATCTGTTCACTGTGTCTGTGATACATGTTTGTCTTGTGCAAACTAAAGCCAGACTGCAGCTGTCcttacacacagacaacagGCATGGACACCGGTTGTTAAACTACCAACACGTATCATTTAAAGCTGTCCTCAGAGTGAGATGGAAATGATGCAAAGACGTTAATACGCAGAAGCCGTATTAGTGGTTTTACACCTACAATTCCCTCACGCGCAGCTCGTGGCTCTGAATGACCTGTTGATTCAAAACCGAATAACCGAAGAGGGTGTAAACAGCATTTTGTCATTGTTTTCCCAATGACAAAATGGAACTTTTAAAAACCACGGAACAAAATATggaatcataaaaaataaagactgtAAAATGGTGGCACTTGCCAGTAATCCTTTCCCGTGCACCGGaaattattcattttaattcGATGAAACGACATGCGGTTATTCAGGTATGGCCAGTTAGAACAAAGTAAAATGCTAATTACATCATCAATATGTGGCAATTGGGGTGGAAACATTTTGAAACAATGGTAATACATTGAACTCTTTTCATTTAGTGAGGCAACAGGCAGGCAATGAAAGATAATTGAGaggtaaaaacatttattttgtcacATTTTCCTATACAAAAGCCCTTTTTCAAAAGGTATTACTTCATACATTGCAggaatgacaataataataataataatatattggtTAATTGTaaaattatacacacacatatatatatatacatatatatatatatgtatatatatatttgatatccGAAATACATTGCATATACGAAGTAGCACAGATCCCTTTTCATCGATAATGCTTGTGAAACATGGAAATTGAAAGGTACATTAGAATAATTTCTTTCTGCTACAAATTACAAGTTCCCTTTTTTATTCGGTCTTTTAAAGCTATACACTTTCAGGAGAAGCTAGTTGTGGATGTTGATACAGTTTGTATGGTTTTTCATAGCATACTTGAAATGATTTAATGCACAGGAAAAGCTATCAATTCCAGGGCTCTTTGGCATAAAACTTGATTCACAATGGAAAAGTTTCATCATACTCACATGTTGCATATAAAGTGAAGGAATCCTTGGTGGTTGGGTTATGATTCAAGCACGTGTTTGTGGTTTTGGGAATACAAGAAAATATCCCATGCACATAAAGACACTTAGGATGTTTCAACCGGATTTcagaaataataacaataataaaattgtaaaatgtattgCCCAAATGTACAGATATAAAAACGCTTAAAATGCTGAACAAATAGCAGAAAAGGACTTTAAAGGTTTGCATTTTTGACCGAGGTCAACTCGTATTAATTCTCTTGACTTTTTATACTGTGTCACATATGAAAATAACTCTGCATAATTTATACAGTAAGTTGCTTTAATGCCTAGTTGACTGATgcttataaaacaataaaaaataggTCTGACAAACGCACAGCGTTTGCGAATCTGAGGATTTCTTTGTTTCATCTCGTCATACTTTATTGGTTTTGTTCTCTGAAAAACTACTTAGTcccaagtaatttattttcaagTGTCCATTTTCCGTTACTCTAAAGGAATACTTTTGCTATCAACAGCTTTGAACACCTGGAGATGGATATGTTTTGACATGATACTATTACATGATGATGAAATTCTGACTTTAGATTCATGTGCATTTTGCTGGGCTTTAAGATCAGTGAGAAACtaacatttaaacacacatgctGCTCTCAAACTAGGATCCAGCCCTGGTAAAATACAACTTAACTGTCTATTAAAGGAGCAATATACgacattcagagcattaatatagcagcaaacaactatttgcCATGTGAAGATATAGTGgagtaatgtctacctgagtagaGAATGAAGTCACTCTCCCTCTGCGTGTGTTGTtagcgttagcttagcttcgAAGACAGTCAATCCTGCCACGCGTtcttttagtgcatgtgagcgtgccccAATTTCTAGCTCGCCCACCGTCGCTCGAATGCAGCCGATGACGTCATGCCGACCGACGGCCTCGCGGTGGAAGTGTAGCGCCGTTCCCCCCCGGGTCGCCATAGTTTGcaccgttagctctgttagcaccGTGAGCTACAATGTTGAGAGCCAATCCAAATGCTCCCAATCTCGTATCTTGCATCCTTTAAACATGACTTACTGCTCGGCCACTCCTCTGTGCTGACCTTTCAATGTCCTGACTGGCCgacaaagaagaaggagacactGTGGCAGCCGTTGTTAGACAGGGTGCACTTCAAAATCAAAAATTGTCAGATTTCTGTTGAGACATGGAGGGGAGGATTTCATACGCATTTGAACTCGTTATGCAGTTTTGTCTGTAGTGAAAAAAACATACGTTATGAAACAGCAGTTAAGGCACTGTGGGGGGTTCTCATTGTGCCATATACTAAAACTGGATACACTGTCAggcactttggataaaaacaataCATCCTAACAACATAGCCTACAGTCTTAATGTGTAGATAACATCTACggcaataaaaaaaaggcactttcatgttttatatttagATGTGTGAGGTGGTAAAAATGACGGATTAACTTCACGAAACTACATT comes from Pseudoliparis swirei isolate HS2019 ecotype Mariana Trench chromosome 20, NWPU_hadal_v1, whole genome shotgun sequence and encodes:
- the LOC130210661 gene encoding ATP-sensitive inward rectifier potassium channel 1-like; the protein is MIGFINRRFEDYMVERKRYKNRLVTKDGRCNIEYGNVKYSNRLYFLADFWTTFVEIRWRFVLFLFSASFTLSWFIFGLLWYWIARTNGDLTWQNPPSDHIPCVDNLVGLTTSFLYSLETQTTIGYGGRALTPLCPGAVALLIIQSLCGAIINCFMCGVILSKISLPKKRAKTISFSDMAVIGPKNGSLSLSIRVANLRKTLMIGSQIYGKLLRTINTPDGETIIMDQVNIDFMVDAGKDNLFFVCPLTLFHIIDKSSPFFEMAVDTLHMQEFELVVFLDGTAESTSSACQVRTSFIPQEIMWGYNFLPIISRSKEGKYRVDFSNFSKVVPVATAHCAYCFHNIKGHHHHSIDEHDSQGFEVIEINDAPIATKM